In Lates calcarifer isolate ASB-BC8 linkage group LG23, TLL_Latcal_v3, whole genome shotgun sequence, a single genomic region encodes these proteins:
- the LOC108894808 gene encoding LIM zinc-binding domain-containing Nebulette isoform X1, with amino-acid sequence MNPPCGRCKKPVYPTEKINCLDKYWHKGCFSCEVCKMALSMTNYKGFEKKPYCSMHYPKTSFTIVTDTPENLRLKQQTMLNSQAIYKEDFEKNKGKGFSVVADTPEMQRVKKTQDQISHALYKEEFEKNKGKGFSVVVDTPEMQRVKKTQDQISNIKYHEEFEKSKIRSDAPPPENRQDYEEQPSSPQRFSQPAGQMRPPAVAPPCGGKRYQAMYSYTAAEADEVSLMEGDLILDVEPIDEGWVFGCNQRTGQRGMLPANYVRPV; translated from the exons ATGAATCCGCCCTGTGGAAGATGCAAGAAACCAGTTTACcccacagagaaaataaattgcCTTGATAAG TATTGGCACAAAGGTTGTTTCAGCTGTGAGGTATGCAAGATGGCCCTGAGCATGACGAACTACAAAGGCTTTGAGAAGAAACCTTACTGCAGTAT GCATTACCCCAAAACCTCCTTCACTATAGTGACCGACACCCCCGAGAACCTGCGTCTCAAACAACAGACGATGCTCAATAGCCAG GCGATCTATAAGGAGGACTTTGAAAAGAACAAGGGGAAAGGTTTCAGCGTGGTGGCCGACACTCCAGAGATGCAGAGAGTGAAGAAGACACAAGACCAGATCAGTCAC GCCCTTTACAAGGAGGAGTTTGAAAAGAACAAGGGGAAAGGTTTCAGCGTGGTGGTCGACACTCCAGAGATGCAGAGAGTGAAGAAGACACAAGACCAGATCAGTAAC aTAAAATACCATGAAGAATTTGAGAAGAGCAAAATCCGAAGCGACGCACCTCCTCCTGAAAACAGACAAG actaTGAAGAACAACCATCCAGCCCTCAAAGATTCAGTCAGCCAGCCGGACAAATGCGCCCTCCTGCTGTAGCACCACCTTGTGGAGGG AAGCGTTACCAGGCCATGTACAGctacacagcagcagaggcagatgaGGTCTCTCTCATGGAGGGGGATCTGATCTTAGACGTGGAGCCGATAGACGAGGGGTGGGTGTTCGGATGCAACCAGCGCACGGGGCAGCGAGGCATGCTCCCTGCTAACTATGTCCGACCTGTGTGA
- the LOC108894808 gene encoding LIM and SH3 domain protein 1 isoform X2 — translation MNPPCGRCKKPVYPTEKINCLDKYWHKGCFSCEVCKMALSMTNYKGFEKKPYCSMHYPKTSFTIVTDTPENLRLKQQTMLNSQALYKEEFEKNKGKGFSVVVDTPEMQRVKKTQDQISNIKYHEEFEKSKIRSDAPPPENRQDYEEQPSSPQRFSQPAGQMRPPAVAPPCGGKRYQAMYSYTAAEADEVSLMEGDLILDVEPIDEGWVFGCNQRTGQRGMLPANYVRPV, via the exons ATGAATCCGCCCTGTGGAAGATGCAAGAAACCAGTTTACcccacagagaaaataaattgcCTTGATAAG TATTGGCACAAAGGTTGTTTCAGCTGTGAGGTATGCAAGATGGCCCTGAGCATGACGAACTACAAAGGCTTTGAGAAGAAACCTTACTGCAGTAT GCATTACCCCAAAACCTCCTTCACTATAGTGACCGACACCCCCGAGAACCTGCGTCTCAAACAACAGACGATGCTCAATAGCCAG GCCCTTTACAAGGAGGAGTTTGAAAAGAACAAGGGGAAAGGTTTCAGCGTGGTGGTCGACACTCCAGAGATGCAGAGAGTGAAGAAGACACAAGACCAGATCAGTAAC aTAAAATACCATGAAGAATTTGAGAAGAGCAAAATCCGAAGCGACGCACCTCCTCCTGAAAACAGACAAG actaTGAAGAACAACCATCCAGCCCTCAAAGATTCAGTCAGCCAGCCGGACAAATGCGCCCTCCTGCTGTAGCACCACCTTGTGGAGGG AAGCGTTACCAGGCCATGTACAGctacacagcagcagaggcagatgaGGTCTCTCTCATGGAGGGGGATCTGATCTTAGACGTGGAGCCGATAGACGAGGGGTGGGTGTTCGGATGCAACCAGCGCACGGGGCAGCGAGGCATGCTCCCTGCTAACTATGTCCGACCTGTGTGA
- the LOC108894806 gene encoding kelch domain-containing protein 1, with amino-acid sequence MDAAEGDAPVSPLGRSSHTAFIDNNTLYVWGGYQVVDGEDVMLPSDEIWLCDLDSGTWERREITGNIPPALSGFCGAHVNSTFYIFGGCSSVGYTNQMFSVDLTEPCCSWKEVTDTKGTTPSPRNKHSCWVHRDRLIYFGGYGCKTIGEVRDRSSSSFFMDEMSWTTIGDTLFRCWGWNNEVHVFDPHTATWSMPEIQGPTPAPRDSHASALLGNKGYISGSVELAELDLFCLDLETWTWSQFNTCSYCSPLGRSMHTMTPISDHTLFIYGGLGVDGNTLNDAWQYNTVKKEWTQIVHPHKDKPRVCHTACLGSDGDVVVFGGSSKLCILMDSVALLRTPSQHHCRDVIIFQTQPYSLFRLCEDFMGKNPELFGKQLNWLPSKLRNKVDKRVAFFSNMKPVLTD; translated from the exons ATGGATGCTGCGGAGGGAGACGCACCGGTGAGCCCGCTGGGGAGGAGCAGCCACACGGCGTTCATAGACAATAACACGCTGTATGTTTGGGGAGGTTACCAG GTAGTTGATGGAGAAGACGTCATGTTGCCCAGTGATGAGATATGGCTCTGTGATTTGGACAGCGGGACGTG GGAGCGGCGGGAGATCACCGGCAACATCCCCCCCGCCTTATCAGGTTTCTGTGGCGCTCATGTCAACAGCACATTCTACATTTTTGGAGGATGTAGCTCTGTTGGATACACCAACCAG ATGTTCAGTGTTGACCTCACAGAGCCGTGCTGCTCATGGAAGGAAGTGACCGACACCAAGGGAACAACACCATCGCCACGAAACAAACACTCCTGCTGGGTACACAGAGACAG attAATCTACTTTGGTGGGTACGGATGTAAGACTATCGGGGAGGTACGAGACAGATCGTCGTCGAGCTTCTTCATGGACGAGATGTCCTGG ACAACAATTGGCGACACATTGTTTAGGTGCTGGGGCTGGAACAATGAAGTCCATGTTTTTGACCCACATACGGCTACATGGAGCATGCCAGAGATTCAG GGTCCCACTCCGGCCCCCAGAGACAGCCATGCCAGTGCCCTCCTGGGGAACAAAGGTTACATCTCCGGCAGTGTG GAGTTGGCAGAGTTGGACCTGTTCTGCTTAGACCTGGAAACCTGGACCTGGAGCCAATT TAACACCTGCTCGTACTGTTCACCTCTGGGCCGCTCTATGCACACCATGACGCCCATATCGGATCACACACTCTTCATATACGGAGGTCTCGGCGTAGACGGAAACACTCTCA ATGATGCCTGGCAGTATAACACAGTTAAAAAAGAGTGGACCCAGATAGTACACCCACATAAGGACAAGCCCAG GGTCTGTCACACGGCGTGCCTGGGAAGCGACGGCGACGTTGTTGTGTTCGGGGGAAGCAGTAAACTCTGCATCCTCATGGACTCG GTGGCTCTTCTGAGGACTCCATCACAACATCACTGCAGAGATGTGATCATCTTTCAGACCCAGCCATACTCCCTCTTCAG GTTGTGTGAGGACTTCATGGGGAAAAACCCAGAGCTGTTTGGGAAGCAGCTGAACTGGCTGCCGTCAAAACTGAGAAACAAAGTGGATAAGAGAGTGGCCTTTTTCTCTAACATGAAGCCTGTCCTCACAGATTGA